In the Kribbella sp. NBC_00482 genome, one interval contains:
- a CDS encoding RNA polymerase sigma factor: MTFEEIYRQEWGQVVATLIRLTGNWELAEECAQEAFAAALERWPKDGVPDRPGAWLTTTARNRAIDWLRREAVGAQKLQEVAAMTHDSEPPYDVPDDRLRLMFTCCHPALAMEARVALTLRTLAGLSTTEIARAFLVPETTMSKRLTRAKQKIQHAGIPYRVPPAHLLPERTPAVLAVLYLLFNEGYSDVVRSNLSGEAIRLARLLVQLMPDEPEAAGLLALMLLHDARRDTRLAPDGALVTLDEQDRTQWDNTRITEGVDLLDSALRRGEPGPYQVQAAIAACHATARTAADTDWPQIAALYAQLPQTPVVALNRAVAIGMADGPAVGLRLVEELAAGPLLGYHLLPATRADFLRRLNRRADAATAYREALTLATTDAERRYLERRLADSLI; the protein is encoded by the coding sequence GTGACGTTCGAGGAGATCTACCGGCAGGAGTGGGGCCAGGTGGTCGCCACTCTCATCCGGCTCACCGGCAACTGGGAGCTGGCGGAGGAGTGCGCGCAGGAGGCGTTCGCCGCGGCCCTGGAGCGGTGGCCGAAGGACGGCGTACCGGATCGGCCTGGTGCGTGGCTCACCACGACCGCACGCAACCGTGCGATCGACTGGCTGCGCCGCGAGGCAGTGGGTGCACAGAAGCTGCAGGAGGTGGCTGCGATGACGCATGACTCAGAGCCGCCGTACGACGTACCGGACGACCGCCTGCGGTTGATGTTCACCTGCTGCCATCCCGCACTGGCGATGGAGGCACGGGTGGCGTTGACCCTGCGGACACTGGCCGGTCTGAGTACGACGGAGATCGCGAGGGCGTTCCTGGTGCCGGAGACGACCATGTCGAAACGGCTGACCCGCGCGAAGCAGAAGATCCAGCACGCCGGCATCCCGTACCGCGTCCCACCCGCACACCTCCTGCCGGAGCGGACACCCGCCGTACTGGCTGTCCTGTACCTCCTCTTCAACGAGGGGTACTCCGACGTTGTCCGGAGCAACCTCAGCGGTGAAGCGATCAGACTGGCCAGACTGCTCGTCCAGCTCATGCCCGACGAACCTGAGGCCGCGGGACTGCTCGCACTGATGCTGCTGCACGATGCGCGCCGTGACACCCGCCTGGCACCGGACGGCGCACTGGTCACGCTGGACGAGCAGGACCGCACCCAATGGGACAACACACGTATCACTGAAGGCGTGGACCTCCTGGACTCCGCACTGCGCCGCGGCGAGCCCGGCCCGTACCAGGTCCAGGCCGCGATTGCGGCCTGCCACGCCACCGCCCGGACCGCAGCCGACACCGACTGGCCGCAGATCGCCGCCCTGTACGCCCAGCTCCCGCAGACTCCCGTAGTCGCTCTCAACCGCGCGGTGGCGATCGGCATGGCAGACGGCCCAGCTGTCGGCCTACGCCTGGTAGAAGAGCTGGCCGCCGGCCCCTTGCTCGGCTACCACCTCCTCCCAGCCACCCGAGCCGACTTCCTCCGCCGCCTGAACCGCCGTGCCGACGCCGCCACCGCCTACCGCGAGGCCCTGACCCTGGCCACAACGGACGCCGAACGCCGCTACCTGGAAAGGCGGCTGGCTGATTCGCTCATTTGA
- a CDS encoding YciI family protein, with product MKYLLMICGDESAAAHANDGCGGWSEEMEARGVIVGGAGLRPPDEATTVRVREGELLLTDGPFAETKEQIGGFTLIDCADLDEAIEIASKHPAAGYGTIEIRPVFEPPV from the coding sequence GTGAAGTACTTGCTGATGATCTGTGGCGACGAGTCGGCCGCTGCGCACGCCAACGACGGGTGCGGCGGCTGGTCGGAGGAGATGGAGGCTCGTGGGGTCATCGTCGGTGGCGCCGGGTTGCGGCCGCCGGACGAGGCCACCACGGTGCGGGTGCGGGAGGGGGAGCTGCTGCTGACGGACGGGCCGTTCGCGGAGACGAAGGAGCAGATCGGCGGGTTCACCCTGATCGACTGCGCCGACCTGGACGAGGCGATCGAGATCGCGTCGAAGCACCCTGCGGCCGGCTACGGCACGATCGAGATCCGGCCAGTGTTCGAACCGCCGGTGTGA
- a CDS encoding DUF1177 domain-containing protein, whose protein sequence is MAWREVLDLYDILDDAAASGAAVADWLRAHGVDDVSVTAVKGDKGSTDFVRAVIPGSRGRIAGGDAPTLGIIGRLGGLGARPERIGFVSDGDGALVALAVAGKLGTMRQRGDQLPGDVIVATHVCPDAPTRPHDPVPFMDSPVDVDAMNRHEVEDAMEAILSVDTTKGNRVVNHQGFAISPTVKEGWILRVSEDLLDLASQVSGRLPVVLPLTMQDITPYGNDVYHINSILQPCTATSAPVVGVAITTETAVPGCGTGATDLTSVESAARFCIETAKTYGDGTVSFYDEADFTRLTARYGTMHHLQGMG, encoded by the coding sequence ATGGCATGGCGTGAAGTACTCGACCTGTACGACATTCTCGACGACGCGGCTGCTTCCGGTGCGGCGGTGGCCGACTGGTTGCGGGCGCACGGTGTCGACGACGTCAGCGTGACGGCAGTGAAGGGTGACAAGGGCAGCACCGACTTCGTCCGGGCGGTCATCCCGGGAAGCCGGGGCCGGATCGCCGGCGGCGACGCACCGACGCTCGGGATCATCGGGCGGCTCGGTGGACTGGGCGCCCGGCCGGAGCGGATCGGGTTCGTCTCCGACGGCGACGGCGCGCTGGTCGCGCTCGCGGTGGCCGGCAAGCTGGGCACGATGCGGCAGCGTGGCGACCAGTTGCCGGGCGACGTCATTGTCGCGACGCATGTCTGCCCGGACGCCCCGACCCGCCCGCACGACCCGGTGCCGTTCATGGACTCGCCGGTCGACGTCGACGCGATGAACCGGCACGAGGTCGAGGACGCGATGGAGGCGATCCTGTCGGTCGACACCACCAAGGGCAACCGGGTCGTCAACCACCAGGGCTTCGCGATCTCGCCGACGGTCAAGGAAGGCTGGATCCTGCGCGTCAGCGAGGACCTGCTCGACCTGGCGTCGCAGGTGTCCGGTCGGCTGCCCGTCGTACTGCCGCTCACGATGCAGGACATCACGCCGTACGGGAACGACGTCTACCACATCAACTCGATCCTCCAGCCCTGTACGGCGACGTCCGCGCCGGTGGTCGGCGTCGCGATCACCACCGAGACCGCCGTACCCGGATGCGGCACCGGCGCCACCGACCTCACCAGCGTCGAGTCGGCCGCCCGCTTCTGCATCGAAACCGCCAAGACGTACGGCGACGGCACCGTCTCCTTCTACGACGAGGCCGACTTCACCCGCCTCACCGCCCGCTACGGCACCATGCACCACCTCCAGGGCATGGGCTGA
- a CDS encoding OPT/YSL family transporter — MTTPTKPQTKHPRAFEPATLALLVICAAVGSVIGLQIITTLGVTPNTALIGVLVAVALSRVPLAVLRPFRSVHRQNLVQSTISTATFAAANSLLLPIAIPVVLGRPGLVWPMLIGAGLAMLIDFVMLYWLFDSKVFPGSGAWPPGVAAAEAIKAGDEGGKRAALLGAGTAVGLLGSWLGVPMSAFGVAFIGNVVALTMFGVGLLARGYSTDLFGVDIAAHYIPHGLMVGAGLVALIQALVVVFRGRSTPEPVAERTTYTRDDSTAGRGLGKGFVLYVGAAILLAITGGLIGDLGVGELVLWVLYAAVSCIIAEFIVGLSAMHSGWFPSFATSLIFLTIGMLLGFPPIALALLVGFIAAGGPAFADAGYDFKAGWLLRGRGSDPAFELAGRRQQLFAGLIGMAVAGVVVALTYHVYFDRDLFPPIVQVYAKTIQAGADEGLIGKLLLWAVPGAIIQAVGGAKRQMGILLATGTLIVNPIAGWTVLAGIVLRVAYRRWKGPEAESQMTIAAAGFIAGDALWGFGNSLVKTKF, encoded by the coding sequence ATGACCACTCCTACGAAGCCGCAGACCAAGCACCCGCGGGCGTTCGAGCCCGCGACGCTAGCGCTGCTAGTTATCTGTGCGGCCGTCGGCTCGGTCATCGGTCTGCAGATCATCACCACGCTCGGCGTCACGCCGAACACCGCCCTGATCGGTGTCCTGGTCGCGGTCGCGCTCAGCCGGGTGCCACTCGCCGTACTGCGGCCGTTCCGGTCTGTGCACCGGCAGAACCTGGTTCAGTCGACGATCTCCACCGCGACCTTCGCTGCCGCGAACTCGTTGCTGCTGCCGATCGCGATCCCGGTCGTCCTCGGGCGGCCCGGGCTGGTCTGGCCGATGCTGATCGGCGCCGGACTGGCGATGCTGATCGACTTCGTGATGCTGTACTGGCTCTTCGACTCGAAGGTCTTCCCGGGATCGGGTGCCTGGCCGCCAGGAGTCGCCGCGGCCGAGGCGATCAAGGCCGGTGACGAAGGCGGCAAACGGGCCGCGCTGCTGGGCGCCGGTACGGCGGTCGGCCTGCTCGGGTCCTGGCTCGGCGTACCGATGTCGGCGTTCGGCGTCGCGTTCATCGGGAACGTCGTCGCGCTCACCATGTTCGGGGTCGGGCTGTTGGCACGGGGCTACAGCACGGACCTGTTCGGGGTGGACATCGCGGCGCACTACATCCCGCACGGGCTGATGGTCGGCGCCGGTCTGGTCGCGTTGATCCAGGCCCTCGTGGTCGTCTTCCGCGGTCGGAGTACGCCGGAGCCAGTGGCGGAACGTACGACGTACACCCGCGACGACTCCACCGCAGGCCGCGGTCTCGGCAAGGGCTTCGTCCTGTACGTCGGAGCGGCGATCCTGCTGGCGATCACCGGCGGACTGATCGGCGACCTGGGAGTCGGCGAGCTCGTGCTCTGGGTGCTGTACGCCGCGGTGTCGTGCATCATCGCGGAGTTCATCGTCGGATTGTCGGCAATGCACTCCGGCTGGTTCCCGTCGTTCGCGACCTCGCTGATCTTCCTCACCATCGGCATGCTGCTCGGCTTCCCGCCGATCGCGCTCGCGCTGCTGGTCGGGTTCATCGCGGCCGGTGGGCCGGCGTTCGCGGACGCCGGGTACGACTTCAAGGCGGGCTGGCTGCTGCGCGGCCGGGGGAGCGACCCGGCGTTCGAGTTGGCGGGGCGGCGACAGCAGTTGTTCGCGGGCCTCATCGGGATGGCGGTCGCGGGCGTGGTCGTCGCGCTGACCTACCACGTGTACTTCGACCGCGACCTGTTCCCGCCGATCGTGCAGGTGTACGCCAAGACCATCCAGGCGGGCGCCGACGAAGGACTGATCGGCAAGTTGCTGCTCTGGGCCGTGCCCGGCGCGATCATCCAGGCGGTCGGCGGCGCGAAACGCCAGATGGGCATCCTGCTCGCCACCGGCACGCTGATCGTCAATCCGATCGCCGGATGGACGGTGCTCGCCGGGATCGTGCTGCGCGTCGCGTACCGCCGCTGGAAGGGCCCCGAGGCGGAGTCGCAGATGACCATCGCCGCGGCCGGCTTCATCGCCGGCGACGCGTTGTGGGGCTTCGGCAACAGCCTCGTGAAAACCAAGTTCTAG
- a CDS encoding AroM family protein, which translates to MTVLGIVTIGQSPRSDMVPEMLQWLPSSVEVRERGALDGLSAADLEALAPEPGDETLTTRLRDGSSVVIGRAGILPRLQNAIDILESGGADVVLIVCTGDFPPFRHSRPLLLAGPLLTAGLSALAGDALVGVVCPLEEQEQQSYEKFEHLEQKIKVAWATPYQPGLTELEDAARSLAAEGAQLLVLDCMGYTQEHRQAAATASGLPVVLSRSVVARLTAELT; encoded by the coding sequence ATGACCGTTTTGGGCATTGTGACCATCGGGCAGTCGCCGCGTAGCGACATGGTTCCAGAGATGCTGCAGTGGTTGCCGTCTTCGGTCGAGGTCCGCGAACGCGGTGCTCTGGACGGACTGTCGGCCGCCGATCTGGAGGCGCTGGCTCCGGAGCCGGGTGACGAGACGCTGACCACCCGGCTGCGCGACGGCTCGTCGGTGGTGATCGGCCGGGCCGGGATTCTGCCCCGGCTGCAGAACGCGATCGACATCCTGGAGTCGGGAGGAGCGGACGTCGTACTGATCGTCTGCACCGGCGACTTCCCGCCGTTCCGCCACAGCCGTCCGTTGCTGCTCGCGGGTCCATTGCTGACGGCGGGCCTGTCCGCGCTGGCGGGTGACGCGCTGGTCGGGGTGGTGTGCCCGCTGGAGGAGCAGGAGCAGCAGTCGTACGAGAAGTTCGAGCACTTGGAGCAGAAGATCAAGGTTGCGTGGGCGACGCCGTACCAGCCTGGTCTGACCGAGTTGGAGGACGCTGCCCGGTCGTTGGCCGCGGAGGGCGCGCAGCTGCTGGTGCTCGACTGTATGGGGTACACGCAGGAGCATCGTCAAGCAGCCGCGACCGCGTCAGGGCTTCCGGTGGTCCTGTCCCGATCGGTCGTTGCACGTCTCACCGCGGAGCTGACATGA
- a CDS encoding ABC transporter ATP-binding protein, producing the protein MSDLLTVDNLTVRIDTSRGPITPVREVSLRIPRGKMLGLVGESGSGKSVTAMTITRLLPRRSVHVAGGRIEFDGRDLTNLSDRSLRAVRGKEIATIFQEPMTALNPVLTIADQVAEPLRVHLGLSRRQAADRAAELLDMVGIRDTARVLRDYPHQLSGGMRQRVMIAMAMSCEPKLLIADEPTTALDVTTQLQILELVMDLQQKHGTSVLLITHDLGVVAQTCDEVTVMHNGQVQETAPVEQIFEAPQADYTKRLLSFLPSSRPRTREPRPTDEAPLLEVSDLVKVFPGRRRTEPVTAVDGVSFSVAPGRTLAIVGESGSGKSTTGRALLRLHEPTSGAVTFDGVDLLGLSAQELRAMRARMQIVFQDTYASLDPRWTIERTLAEPLRLHTDLEVTGIRERLVEVMELVGLEAEHLERFPHEFSGGQRQRIGIARALLLNPSLVVCDEPVSALDVSVQAQVLELLKDLQDRLGLAYVFISHDLSVVRLIADDVLVMSRGKVVEHGTVDEVFAAPKHPYTKALLAAVPSPDPRARLDRAQRRELVEAGTKEAVA; encoded by the coding sequence ATGAGTGATTTGTTGACCGTCGACAATCTGACGGTACGGATCGATACCTCGCGCGGACCGATCACGCCGGTCCGCGAGGTCAGCCTGCGCATCCCTCGCGGGAAGATGCTCGGGCTGGTGGGGGAGTCCGGGAGCGGTAAGAGCGTGACCGCGATGACGATCACGCGGCTGCTGCCGCGGCGGTCGGTGCACGTGGCCGGTGGGCGGATCGAGTTCGACGGACGGGACCTCACCAACCTGTCGGACCGGTCGCTGCGGGCCGTGCGGGGCAAGGAGATCGCGACGATCTTCCAGGAGCCGATGACCGCGCTCAACCCGGTGCTGACCATCGCCGACCAGGTCGCCGAGCCGCTGCGCGTGCACCTCGGGCTGTCCCGCCGGCAGGCCGCGGACCGTGCGGCCGAGCTGCTCGACATGGTCGGCATCCGCGATACCGCCCGGGTACTGCGGGACTACCCGCACCAGCTGTCGGGCGGGATGCGGCAGCGCGTGATGATCGCGATGGCGATGTCGTGCGAGCCGAAGCTGCTGATCGCGGACGAGCCGACGACCGCGCTCGACGTCACCACCCAGTTGCAGATCCTCGAACTCGTGATGGATCTGCAGCAGAAGCACGGTACGTCGGTGTTGCTGATCACCCACGATCTGGGAGTGGTCGCGCAGACCTGTGACGAGGTCACGGTGATGCACAACGGCCAGGTGCAGGAGACCGCACCGGTCGAGCAGATCTTCGAGGCACCGCAGGCGGACTACACGAAGCGATTGCTGAGCTTCCTGCCGTCGAGCCGGCCGCGGACGCGGGAGCCCCGGCCGACGGACGAGGCACCGCTGCTGGAGGTGTCCGATCTCGTCAAGGTGTTCCCCGGCAGGCGTCGTACCGAGCCTGTGACCGCCGTTGATGGGGTGAGCTTCAGTGTTGCGCCGGGCCGGACGCTGGCGATCGTGGGGGAGTCCGGGTCGGGGAAGTCGACGACCGGCCGGGCGTTGCTCCGGTTGCACGAGCCGACGTCCGGGGCGGTGACGTTCGACGGCGTCGACCTGCTCGGGCTGTCCGCGCAGGAGCTGCGGGCGATGCGGGCCCGGATGCAGATCGTCTTCCAGGACACGTATGCGTCGCTCGATCCGCGGTGGACGATCGAACGCACGCTGGCGGAGCCGCTCCGGTTGCATACCGACCTCGAGGTAACCGGGATCCGCGAGCGCCTGGTCGAGGTGATGGAGCTCGTCGGGCTGGAGGCCGAGCACCTCGAGCGGTTCCCGCACGAGTTCTCCGGTGGCCAGCGGCAGCGGATCGGCATCGCCCGGGCGTTGCTGCTCAACCCGTCGCTCGTGGTCTGCGACGAGCCGGTGTCCGCGCTCGACGTGTCGGTTCAGGCGCAGGTGCTCGAGCTACTCAAGGACCTGCAGGATCGGCTCGGGCTGGCCTACGTCTTCATCTCGCACGACCTGTCGGTGGTGCGGTTGATCGCCGACGACGTACTCGTGATGAGCCGCGGCAAGGTCGTCGAGCACGGCACGGTCGACGAGGTCTTCGCCGCGCCGAAACACCCGTACACCAAGGCGTTGCTGGCCGCGGTGCCGTCGCCCGATCCACGGGCGCGCCTCGATCGCGCCCAGCGCCGCGAACTCGTCGAAGCCGGTACGAAGGAGGCCGTCGCATGA
- a CDS encoding M20 family metallopeptidase gives MSWEETVLAEIERTADELIELAGDLIRISSENPPGDCTEVGEFIAAVLRKAGVEVEILDAGQGRLNVVSHQGAASNQGAGGDRHLVLAGHSDVVPVGDVSRWSFPPFAGDVVDGYLRGRGASDMKAGLAGIIHAYVVMHRLGVPLGGRLSLAAVPDEEAGGPLGADWLLDQGVLDGATGAVIAEPAERTHPTIGQKGSNWFRLTVSGRPGHGSLQPLHGTNANLQAAKAILALQSLWEMVPDAPADVRELIARSQVFAEEREGYAAGIGAVFDHVTINVGKITGGSATNVVADKCVVEIDTRVPIGLSRAQVLQRVDELLAEAGVEATVEPLGFRSEPNWTLPDDPIVVELVSALRELTGEPAEGVLQWASSDARTFRSHGIPVLQYGPAELSTIHGFDERAPVADVVLAAKTYALTTLRYLGVADE, from the coding sequence GTGAGCTGGGAGGAGACCGTCCTCGCGGAGATCGAGCGGACCGCGGACGAGCTGATCGAGCTGGCCGGTGATCTGATCCGGATCTCGAGCGAGAACCCGCCGGGGGACTGCACCGAGGTCGGTGAGTTCATCGCCGCCGTACTGCGGAAGGCGGGCGTCGAGGTGGAGATCCTCGACGCCGGCCAGGGCCGCCTGAACGTCGTCTCGCACCAGGGTGCAGCGTCCAATCAAGGTGCGGGGGGTGATCGTCATCTCGTGCTGGCCGGCCACTCGGACGTCGTACCGGTCGGTGACGTGAGCCGCTGGAGCTTCCCGCCGTTCGCCGGTGACGTGGTCGACGGGTACCTGCGCGGCCGCGGCGCGAGCGACATGAAGGCCGGTCTCGCCGGGATCATCCACGCGTACGTCGTGATGCACCGGCTCGGCGTACCGCTCGGTGGACGCTTGTCGCTCGCCGCGGTGCCGGACGAGGAAGCGGGTGGTCCGCTCGGCGCGGACTGGCTGCTCGACCAGGGCGTGCTGGACGGCGCGACCGGTGCCGTGATCGCGGAGCCGGCCGAGCGGACGCACCCGACGATCGGGCAGAAGGGCAGCAACTGGTTCCGGCTGACGGTATCCGGCCGGCCCGGCCACGGAAGCCTGCAGCCGTTGCACGGGACCAACGCGAATCTCCAAGCAGCGAAGGCGATTCTCGCGTTGCAGTCGCTGTGGGAGATGGTCCCGGACGCGCCGGCCGACGTACGGGAGCTGATCGCGCGGTCGCAGGTGTTCGCCGAGGAGCGGGAAGGATACGCGGCGGGGATCGGCGCGGTGTTCGACCATGTGACGATCAACGTCGGGAAGATCACCGGCGGGTCGGCGACCAACGTCGTCGCGGACAAGTGCGTCGTCGAGATCGACACCCGGGTTCCGATCGGTCTGAGCCGCGCACAGGTCCTGCAGCGGGTGGACGAGCTCTTGGCGGAGGCCGGTGTCGAGGCGACTGTGGAGCCGCTCGGGTTCCGCAGCGAGCCGAACTGGACTCTGCCCGACGACCCGATCGTGGTCGAGCTGGTCAGTGCACTGCGCGAGCTCACGGGTGAGCCGGCGGAGGGCGTGCTGCAGTGGGCGTCGTCCGATGCGCGGACGTTCCGCAGCCACGGCATCCCGGTGCTGCAGTACGGCCCGGCCGAGTTGTCGACAATCCACGGGTTCGACGAGCGCGCTCCGGTGGCGGACGTCGTACTGGCGGCGAAGACGTACGCGCTGACCACACTGCGCTATCTGGGCGTGGCCGATGAGTGA